One window from the genome of Leishmania panamensis strain MHOM/PA/94/PSC-1 chromosome 13 sequence encodes:
- a CDS encoding programmed cell death 6 protein-like protein (TriTrypDB/GeneDB-style sysID: LpmP.13.1320) translates to MAHLHNANPGYNQPPAQYTQPPAAAGVYSQPPVTTPLPYNAQYAYGGVQPPSSTSTGVYAPVSDQMNNNPELMGWFRAADTDGSGTISVPELSTALSSAGVPFSLATTEKLLHMYDKDGSGTISFNEFRELHQFIMSMKNGFRQRDSSGDGRLDGNEVRAALTASGYRISEPTFQALMRKFDRHRRGSLGFDDYVELSIFISKVRNVFAFYDRERRGQVTFTFDSFVGGSVSIL, encoded by the coding sequence ATGGCCCACCTACATAACGCAAACCCCGGCTACAATCAACCGCCCGCGCAATACACCCAGCCtcctgcggcggcgggggtCTACAGTCAGCCGCCCgtgacgacgccgctgccttACAACGCTCAATACGCCTATGGCGGCGTGCAACCCCCGAGCTCGACTTCTACCGGTGTGTACGCCCCTGTATCTGACCAGATGAACAACAACCCAGAGCTAATGGGATGGTTCCGCGCGGCCGACACAGATGGTAGCGGTACTATCAGCGTGCCGGAGCTGAGCACAGCACTGTCGTCTGCCGGTGTGCCGTTCAGCCTCGCCACAACGGAAAAGCTGTTGCACATGTACGACAAAGATGGAAGCGGCACGATCAGCTTTAACGAGTTCAGGGAACTCCATCAGTTCATTATGAGCATGAAGAACGGCTTCCGCCAGCGCGACTCTAGCGGTGATGGTCGGCTCGACGGCAACGAGGTGCGCGCCGCCCTCACGGCGAGCGGTTATCGTATCTCGGAGCCGACGTTCCAAGCCTTGATGCGCAAGTTTGACCGTcatcgccgcggcagccttGGCTTTGATGACTATGTGGAGCTCTCCATCTTTATTTCGAAGGTGCGAAATGTCTTCGCCTTTTACGACCGCGAGCGCAGGGGGCAGGTCACATTCACCTTTGACTCCTTCGTCGGGGGAAGTGTCTCCATCCTGTAG